The following are from one region of the Desulfovibrio desulfuricans genome:
- a CDS encoding DUF134 domain-containing protein encodes MPRPKKWRKVCCLPENRNFGPLPGFGQSAPQAQQEVIMTVDEYEAVRLIDLEGMNQEACAEKMRIARTTVQSIYAEARKKLADSLVNGKLLRIEGGDYELCDGHGARCGVGGCHRRRGGFGQ; translated from the coding sequence ATGCCAAGACCAAAAAAATGGCGCAAAGTCTGCTGCCTGCCGGAAAACCGCAATTTTGGGCCGCTGCCGGGCTTTGGGCAGAGCGCCCCGCAGGCGCAACAGGAAGTCATCATGACCGTGGACGAATATGAGGCCGTGCGCCTCATTGATCTTGAGGGCATGAATCAGGAGGCCTGCGCAGAAAAAATGCGCATTGCCCGCACCACCGTGCAGAGCATCTATGCGGAAGCGCGCAAAAAACTGGCAGACTCGCTGGTGAACGGCAAGCTGCTGCGCATTGAAGGCGGGGATTATGAACTGTGCGACGGGCACGGCGCACGCTGCGGCGTGGGCGGATGCCACAGACGGCGCGGCGGTTTTGGGCAGTAG
- a CDS encoding YbaK/EbsC family protein, giving the protein MRVDAVREFLARHGLEEAYREFEVSSATVDLAAQAIGCEPGRIAKSLSISVNDAPLVLVVMGTARLDNRKFKDSFHAKARFIKPEDLEAQVGHPMGGVCPFALPEGVAVYLDESLRRYDPVYPAAGAPNNAAKLTLAELERVTGGVWVDVCKNEEF; this is encoded by the coding sequence ATGCGCGTTGATGCAGTGCGGGAGTTCTTGGCCCGCCACGGTCTTGAAGAGGCATATCGGGAGTTTGAAGTTTCTAGCGCCACAGTTGATCTGGCGGCTCAGGCCATTGGCTGCGAGCCGGGGCGCATTGCCAAGAGCCTGTCCATCAGCGTCAACGATGCTCCGCTGGTGCTGGTGGTCATGGGCACGGCCCGGCTGGACAACCGCAAGTTCAAGGACTCCTTTCACGCCAAGGCCCGTTTTATCAAGCCCGAAGATCTGGAGGCCCAGGTGGGGCATCCTATGGGCGGCGTCTGCCCCTTTGCCCTGCCCGAGGGCGTTGCCGTGTATCTGGACGAAAGCCTCAGGCGTTATGATCCCGTGTATCCGGCTGCGGGCGCGCCCAACAATGCTGCCAAGCTCACCCTGGCGGAGCTGGAGCGGGTCACGGGCGGCGTGTGGGTGGACGTGTGCAAGAACGAAGAATTCTGA
- a CDS encoding DMT family transporter, with the protein MYYIALVVFAGCIVALQPPINAALSRTVGLLESGLISFAIGAVFLAVPVLLMGRGSVFRVIETPVWQWAGGVLGAFMVVSTTLAAPRIGVLATLVAMIFGNLVMAAIIDHNGWFGLNVLPFDWRRMLGLVLVLAGIVLVVRR; encoded by the coding sequence ATGTACTACATTGCGCTGGTGGTATTTGCGGGCTGCATTGTGGCTCTGCAACCGCCCATCAATGCGGCCTTGAGCCGCACGGTGGGGCTGCTGGAAAGCGGGCTTATTTCCTTTGCCATAGGCGCGGTTTTTCTGGCTGTCCCGGTTCTGCTGATGGGGCGGGGCAGTGTGTTCCGCGTAATTGAAACCCCTGTATGGCAGTGGGCTGGCGGGGTGTTGGGCGCGTTCATGGTTGTGAGCACCACCCTGGCCGCGCCGCGTATTGGCGTGCTGGCTACGCTGGTCGCCATGATTTTTGGCAACCTTGTTATGGCGGCCATCATCGACCACAACGGCTGGTTCGGCCTTAATGTCCTTCCTTTTGACTGGCGCAGAATGCTTGGTCTGGTGTTGGTGCTGGCGGGCATCGTCCTTGTGGTGCGCCGCTGA
- a CDS encoding VOC family protein → MQNKLPDGIRVLFVAGFGPVVADPDASGKLYRKVLGLPLRHEEGYEGYWHSQCLEGVKHFALWPLEKAALSCFGEEVWPERLPVPQAWLELDVEDIVSATRILEQNGYELLLRLKEEPWGQTVTRFLSPEGILMAVTHTPFLREASSAEETA, encoded by the coding sequence ATGCAGAACAAGCTTCCTGATGGCATACGGGTTCTGTTTGTGGCTGGTTTCGGCCCGGTGGTGGCCGACCCGGACGCAAGCGGAAAGCTCTACAGAAAGGTGCTGGGCCTGCCCCTGCGCCATGAAGAAGGTTACGAAGGCTATTGGCATTCCCAGTGTCTGGAGGGCGTAAAACACTTCGCCCTCTGGCCGCTGGAAAAGGCCGCGCTCTCCTGCTTTGGCGAGGAGGTCTGGCCGGAGCGTCTGCCTGTGCCGCAGGCCTGGCTAGAGCTTGATGTGGAAGATATTGTTTCCGCCACGCGCATTCTTGAGCAGAACGGCTATGAGCTGCTTCTCCGGCTGAAGGAAGAACCCTGGGGGCAAACCGTCACCAGATTCCTCAGCCCAGAGGGCATACTCATGGCTGTTACGCACACGCCTTTTTTGCGCGAGGCGTCTTCGGCGGAGGAAACGGCCTGA